In the genome of Chryseobacterium phocaeense, the window GAAGCAATAGTTCCAACCGCACTATTTGCAAATTTTCCTGCTGCAGAACTAAAAGCAGAAGCCCCTAAACTTCCTAAAAGTCCGGAAGTAAAAGCACTTCCAAAGTTTTCACCCTGCATCAAAGATAGCGTTCCCTGTGCCAGGGCATGTACTGTTCCTTGTACAAAAATGGTACCTATTTCTCCTAATTGTTTCGCAATCTGGGTAGTAGTACCAGCCGATGTGACAAATACACTGCCTATCCCGTAAGTTACTGCAGCAGATGCTGCAGCAAATAATGTCGTTTTAAAGAATTTCCCCAAGTCCCAATTCTGGCCGGTAATTGCTGTCATCACGGTATAGCTAAACCCTGCTATTATAGTAGCAATCACCATTGCCGATATAAGTTCAGGCATCCCCAAAAACTCTCCACTAGGATCATTAAACATCAATGGATTATTTAATACATACCCATATTTATTATAATTCTGGGTATTATACGGATCCTGAATATTTTCGTCAGCATTTAAAAACCTCCTTAACAACGGATCATACAATCTGCCGTTCATGTGGATAATACCAACCTCTTTTGCTCATCAGTAATTGGGCTTTAGCTATTTAAATGTCTTTACTTATTGATAAATAATGTGTCTTTTAAAATGGAACTTTTATCATAAATTGAGTAATTGATTTTTTCTTTTTTCAGTAGAGAATCTAAAATTTTAAAATTTTTAGGAAAATCTAGACCTAATGATATTCTACTACTTTTATTATTAAGCGTATTTTTATTATAATAATTGGCATTAAATACTATAATTATTTTCCTATGCGTATTGTAAGGCAAAAATAAGAGTGAACTAGTATATGTTAATTCATTAAAGCTGATAAAGTCAGAAAGTTTGTTGCATTTGT includes:
- a CDS encoding RHS repeat-associated core domain-containing protein is translated as MNGRLYDPLLRRFLNADENIQDPYNTQNYNKYGYVLNNPLMFNDPSGEFLGMPELISAMVIATIIAGFSYTVMTAITGQNWDLGKFFKTTLFAAASAAVTYGIGSVFVTSAGTTTQIAKQLGEIGTIFVQGTVHALAQGTLSLMQGENFGSAFTSGLLGSLGASAFSSAAGKFANSAVGTIASGAVLGGVGSELAGGNFRQGAVIGGFVAGFNHVMHRMGVMKIL